GGAATACATGGTCTCCAAGGCTCAGTAAGGGCTATGCGCCGGTGCAGGGAAGCACCTATCCCTTCCTTCTTTCCCCTTCCGCCGACTCCCCTGCATTCTGTTAGAATCACGCCTCTTTGCTCAGAGGTGATTGCATGACCGTTCGTACCCGATTTGCCCCCAGTCCCACCGGCTATCTGCACGTGGGCGGTGCCCGTACCGCGCTGTTCTCCTGGCTCTATGCCCGCAAGCACGGCGGTCGCTTTGTGCTGCGCATTGAGGATACCGATCTGGAGCGCTCTACCCAGGAGTCGATCAACGCCATCCTGGAAAGCATGACCTGGCTGGGGCTGGAGTACGACGAGGGGCCCTTCTACCAGACCCATCACTTCGAGCGTTACAACGAGGTCATCGGCGAGCTGATGAACAAGGGCCTGGCCTACCGCTGCAATTGCAGCAAGGAACGGCTGGATGAACTGCGCCAACAGCAGATGCAGCGCAAGGAGAAGCCCAGATACGACGGCCATTGCCGACATGCCGAGGTATCCCGGGACGAGCCCCATGTGATCCGCTTTAAGAATCCCACCGATGGCGTGGTGCTGGTGGAAGACCTGATCCGTGGTCGCGTGCCCTTCGGCAATGCCGAGCTGGATGACCTGATCATCCGCCGCACCGATGGTGCCCCCACCTACAACCTCAGCGTGGTGGTGGATGACCATGACATGGGCATCACCCACGTCATCCGTGGCGATGATCACCTGAACAACACCCCGCGCCAGATCAACATGCTCAAGGCCCTGGGTTGGGCGGTGCCGCAATACGGCCATGTGCCCATGATCCTGGGCGATGACGGTGCCCGCCTGTCCAAGCGCCATGGCGCGGTCAGCGTCATGCAGTATAAGGAGGCCGGCTTCCTGCCCGAGGCCCTGCTCAATTACCTGGTGCGCCTGGGCTGGTCCCACGGCGATCAGGAGCTGTTCAGCATCGACGAGATGGTCCAGCTGTTTGAGCTCGGCGCGGTGAACAAGTCCGCCTCCAGCTTCAATACCGAAAAGCTTAGCTGGATCAACCAGCAGTACATCAAGAACGCCGACCCCCTGCGCGTGGCCCATCTGCTCTCCAGCCACCTGGGGGATCGCGGCATAGACCCGGCCGAGGGGCCGGAGCTGGCGGCAGTGGTGGAGGCCCAGCGCGAGCGTGCCAGCACCCTGGAAGAACTGGCGCAGATTAGCCTGTTCTACTACCGGGATTTCACCCGCTACGACGAAAAGGCGGCGAAAAAGGCCTTCAAGGGCGCGGCTATCGAACCGCTGGAGCGGATCAAGGGACGACTGGCGCAACTGACGGAGTGGAACCGCCAGGCCATCCACCAGGCCCTGGAGCAGACGGTGGCGGAGCTGGGCATTGGCTTCGGCAAGCTCGGCATGCCCCTGCGTCTGGCAGTTACCGGCGGCGCGCCCTCGCCGGAACTGGACCTCACCCTCTATCTGGTCGGCCAGGGCGCCTGTCTGCGCCGCATCGACCAGGCGATC
This is a stretch of genomic DNA from gamma proteobacterium SS-5. It encodes these proteins:
- the gltX gene encoding glutamate--tRNA ligase; this encodes MTVRTRFAPSPTGYLHVGGARTALFSWLYARKHGGRFVLRIEDTDLERSTQESINAILESMTWLGLEYDEGPFYQTHHFERYNEVIGELMNKGLAYRCNCSKERLDELRQQQMQRKEKPRYDGHCRHAEVSRDEPHVIRFKNPTDGVVLVEDLIRGRVPFGNAELDDLIIRRTDGAPTYNLSVVVDDHDMGITHVIRGDDHLNNTPRQINMLKALGWAVPQYGHVPMILGDDGARLSKRHGAVSVMQYKEAGFLPEALLNYLVRLGWSHGDQELFSIDEMVQLFELGAVNKSASSFNTEKLSWINQQYIKNADPLRVAHLLSSHLGDRGIDPAEGPELAAVVEAQRERASTLEELAQISLFYYRDFTRYDEKAAKKAFKGAAIEPLERIKGRLAQLTEWNRQAIHQALEQTVAELGIGFGKLGMPLRLAVTGGAPSPELDLTLYLVGQGACLRRIDQAINHIQQQETPA